The Hemibagrus wyckioides isolate EC202008001 linkage group LG12, SWU_Hwy_1.0, whole genome shotgun sequence genome includes a window with the following:
- the LOC131362448 gene encoding CD209 antigen-like protein E, translated as MQAVYEDFELDKMDSRENYHSPKETEDDIYVNMEDCHPKLKKCSGPQAVDDVYVNTQQLHPKTKTCTASSGCKVVIFALGLLLLGALASLCAVGILYHSKVVSTEILRERHDNATAKLMGLKYKATETKQLKEMLKAKYQQVHERLSACSGWKSLGLKCYYFSTDKLNWTQSQDYCVEKGGHLVIITNQPEQNFVVSQIRETHWIGLNDLETEGQWMWVNNKTLNETRVTYWYSAPGRPDEPDNWKVEDPAGENCAALGNDGSSPNKWFDASCRKQKQFICEK; from the exons ATGCAAGCCGTCTATGAAGATTTTGAACTGGACAAAATGGACAGTAGGGAAAACTATCATTCCCCAAAAG AAACAGAGGACGATATTTATGTGAATATGGAAGACTGCCACCCAAAGCTAAAAAAATGCTCAG GACCACAAGCAGTGGATGATGTCTATGTGAACACACAGCAGCTGCATCCAAAGACCAAAACATGCACAG ctTCATCTGGTTGCAAAGTGGTCATATTTGCTCTTGGTCTTCTACTGCTTGGAGCTTTAGCATCACTCTGTGCTGTAGGGATCTTGT ATCACAGTAAAGTTGTTTCCACTGAGATATTAAGGGAGAGACATGACAATGCTACAGCCAAACTGATGGGGCTAAAATACAAAGCCACTG aaacAAAACAACTGAAAGAAATGTTGAAGGCGAAATATCAGCAAGTTCATGAACGTCTCTCTGCATGCAGTG GATGGAAGTCTCTTGGTTTAAAGTGTTACTACTTCTCCACTGATAAATTGAACTGGACACAGAGTCAAGATTACTGTGTGGAGAAAGGAGGCCACCTGGTCATTATAACCAACCAACCTGAACAG AATTTTGTAGTTTCACAAATCAGAGAAACACACTGGATTGGCTTGAATGACTTGGAGACTGAGGGACAGTGGATGTGGGTGAACAACAAGACCTTAAACGAGACGCGTGTAAC gTACTGGTATAGTGCTCCAGGGAGACCAGATGAGCCTGATAACTGGAAAGTGGAGGACCCTGCTGGAGAGAACTGTGCTGCTCTGgg gaatgatGGCAGTAGCCCAAATAAATGGTTTGATGCTTCTTGTCGTAAGCAGAAACAATTCatctgtgaaaaataa